The following coding sequences are from one Nicotiana tomentosiformis chromosome 3, ASM39032v3, whole genome shotgun sequence window:
- the LOC104088938 gene encoding chloroplastic import inner membrane translocase subunit HP30-2, whose protein sequence is MGEGKQGVMVVEMPNSSSSQNPIAQLQNKFKELEIGFKGWLAKQSLPVEAAVVTATSGLQGAAIGGFMGTLTQDVSSSLPTPPPAANLNPQAMASFQQAQALAGGPLVQARNFAVMTGVNAGISCVLKRIRGKEDVQSSMAAAFGSGALFSLVSGMGGPNPVPNALTSGIFFALVQGGLFELGRKFSQPPAEDTHYIRTRSMLSSLGLQNYEKNFKKGLLTDSTLPLLTDSALRDVRIPPGPRLLILDQIQRDPELRKRQG, encoded by the exons ATGGGTGAGGGAAAGCAAGGAGTGATGGTAGTCGAAATGCCGAATAGCAGTAGCAGCCAGAACccaatagctcagttacagaacaaGTTCAAGGAATTGGAGATTGGGTTCAAGGGCTGGCTAGCTAAGCAGTCACTACCGGTTGAAGCCGCTGTGGTGACTGCAACCAGTGGACTACAGGGTGCTGCTATCGGTGGCTTTATGGGAACGCTTACACAGGATGTTTCTTCCTCTTTGCCTACTCCTCCCCCGGCTGCCAATCTCAATCCTCAAGCTATGGCCTCTTTTCAACAAGCCCAG GCTCTAGCAGGTGGTCCATTGGTACAGGCCCGTAATTTTGCTGTCATGACAGGTGTTAATGCTGGCATTTCttgtgtcttgaaaagaattagAGGCAAGGAGGATGTCCAGTCCAG TATGGCAGCTGCCTTTGGTTCTGGAGCACTGTTTTCACTAGTTAGTGGCATGGGTGGCCCAAATCCAGTACCCAATGCTTTGACATCTGGCATTTTCTTTGCCCTTGTTCAGGGTGGACTGTTTGAG CTAGGACGGAAGTTTTCGCAGCCCCCTGCTGAAGATACACATTATATCAGAACCAGATCAATGCTGTCAAGCCTTGGCCTGCAAAATTATGAAAAGAATTTCAAGAAAGGGTTGTTGACAGACAGCACTTTACCATTGCTCACTGATAG TGCTCTTAGAGATGTGAGGATCCCTCCTGGGCCAAGGCTTCTAATTCTTGATCAGATACAGAG GGATCCGGAACTCAGAAAGAGACAAGGATGA
- the LOC104088939 gene encoding protein RESPONSE TO LOW SULFUR 3-like, whose translation MFSTIAVLSNQTKPHRRDISVVPESEVLRRRNEELETELKKSIEREEKMKQELQKTWERLRVAEEAEERLCSQLGEVEAEAVDQARTYRTRVVQLMDQLSLAQKLLESASITVPNSQ comes from the coding sequence ATGTTTTCGACAATTGCTGTGCTTTCTAACCAAACAAAGCCCCATCGCCGTGACATCTCCGTCGTGCCGGAGAGCGAGGTGCTCAGAAGAAGAAACGAGGAGTTGGAGACAGAATTAAAAAAGAGCATTGAGAGGGAAGAGAAAATGAAGCAGGAATTGCAGAAAACATGGGAAAGGCTGAGGGTGGCGGAGGAGGCTGAGGAGCGACTTTGCTCTCAGCTTGGTGAAGTTGAGGCCGAGGCTGTTGATCAGGCTCGGACCTACAGGACACGTGTCGTCCAGTTGATGGATCAACTCTCTTTGGCCCAAAAACTTCTCGAATCAGCTTCCATTACCGTCCCAAATTCCCAATGA